A genomic window from Vanessa tameamea isolate UH-Manoa-2023 chromosome 7, ilVanTame1 primary haplotype, whole genome shotgun sequence includes:
- the LOC113401294 gene encoding uncharacterized protein LOC113401294 isoform X2, with amino-acid sequence MNYVTLKTFKMKFTLYILLVIFASCSCQMNDSDTYLSTFVADLWIDGMDVVRIISRDCTKKYKGVKEIINNKEYYPKFVRCVKRKTLDALDRSLSLDVVPIVDGVNLVRFELIDHSGNILRENETSSWTERELEEDEWKNLALRRLARVFRTHVIKFDFEDDNINDKVEYRGRRRHHMMIMMMFGIVSIGMVLIPMGFQFLAVLGGKALLLAKMALILASIQGLKKIAASPLSYGFYHSYPPFDHHYDKRSRDEHTPSTAYLESQFVKKKLNQADDTADLTIPESDKTFTNIGKEMTKNEAIIKEDLRQYPIYTGLTSPDKLTSIDSQPTLVDLTTRPGEVQVDYSLDLPFNGFRFQSPTPVVSA; translated from the exons ATGAATTACGTGACGttgaaaacgtttaaaatgaaattcacACTTTACATACTGCTAGTTATATTCGCATCATGCTCTTGCCAGATGAATGACTCTGATACTTATTTGAGTACATTTGTAGCTGACTTGTGGATAGACGGAATGGATGTCGTGAGAATTATTTCGAGAGATTGCACAAAAaag tacAAAGGTgtgaaagaaattattaataataaggaatattatCCGAAGTTTGTAAGGTGTGTTAAGAGAAAGACGTTAGACGCTCTAGACCGCAGCTTGAGCCTCGACGTTGTTCCCATCGTAGATGGAGTGAATTTAGTGCGTTTTGAGCTTATCGATCATTCAGGAAACATCTTACGAGAGAATGAGACAAG TTCGTGGACTGAAAGAGAGTTGGAAGAAGACGAATGGAAAAATCTTGCCCTAAGACGATTAGCGAGAGTATTTCGCACTCATGTTATAAAGTTCGACTTTGAAGATGACAACATTAATGATAAAG TTGAATACAGAGGTCGACGTCGTCATCAcatgatgatcatgatgatgttTGGAATCGTATCCATTGGAATGGTCCTTATACCTATGGGCTTTCAATTTCTTGCCGTGTTGGGAGGGAAGGCACTCCTCTTGGCCAAGATGGCTCTCATACTTGCATCGATACAAGGACTTAAAAAG ATTGCTGCAAGTCCGCTAAGCTACGGCTTCTACCATTCCTACCCTCCTTTTGATCATCATTACGATAAAAGAAGCCGTGACGAACACACGCCATCAACAGCATATCTTGAGTCAcaatttgtaaagaaaaaacTCAATCAAGCTGATGATACAGCTGATTTAACAATACCAGAATcagataaaacatttacaaatattggGAAAGAAATGACAAAAAATGAAGCAATTATTAAAGAAGATTTAAGACAGTATCCAATTTACACAGGGCTCACGTCACCCGATAAATTAACTTCTATAGATTCACAACCAACATTAGTTGATCTTACAACTAGACCGGGAGAAGTTCAAGTGGACTACTCGTTAGATTTGCCCTTCAATGGATTTCGTTTTCAAAGTCCCACTCCTGTCGTTTCAGCTTGA
- the LOC113401294 gene encoding uncharacterized protein LOC113401294 isoform X1, which translates to MNYVTLKTFKMKFTLYILLVIFASCSCQMNDSDTYLSTFVADLWIDGMDVVRIISRDCTKKYKGVKEIINNKEYYPKFVRCVKRKTLDALDRSLSLDVVPIVDGVNLVRFELIDHSGNILRENETSSWTERELEEDEWKNLALRRLARVFRTHVIKFDFEDDNINDKVEYRGRRRHHMMIMMMFGIVSIGMVLIPMGFQFLAVLGGKALLLAKMALILASIQGLKKVDTYDGYHERGKIAASPLSYGFYHSYPPFDHHYDKRSRDEHTPSTAYLESQFVKKKLNQADDTADLTIPESDKTFTNIGKEMTKNEAIIKEDLRQYPIYTGLTSPDKLTSIDSQPTLVDLTTRPGEVQVDYSLDLPFNGFRFQSPTPVVSA; encoded by the exons ATGAATTACGTGACGttgaaaacgtttaaaatgaaattcacACTTTACATACTGCTAGTTATATTCGCATCATGCTCTTGCCAGATGAATGACTCTGATACTTATTTGAGTACATTTGTAGCTGACTTGTGGATAGACGGAATGGATGTCGTGAGAATTATTTCGAGAGATTGCACAAAAaag tacAAAGGTgtgaaagaaattattaataataaggaatattatCCGAAGTTTGTAAGGTGTGTTAAGAGAAAGACGTTAGACGCTCTAGACCGCAGCTTGAGCCTCGACGTTGTTCCCATCGTAGATGGAGTGAATTTAGTGCGTTTTGAGCTTATCGATCATTCAGGAAACATCTTACGAGAGAATGAGACAAG TTCGTGGACTGAAAGAGAGTTGGAAGAAGACGAATGGAAAAATCTTGCCCTAAGACGATTAGCGAGAGTATTTCGCACTCATGTTATAAAGTTCGACTTTGAAGATGACAACATTAATGATAAAG TTGAATACAGAGGTCGACGTCGTCATCAcatgatgatcatgatgatgttTGGAATCGTATCCATTGGAATGGTCCTTATACCTATGGGCTTTCAATTTCTTGCCGTGTTGGGAGGGAAGGCACTCCTCTTGGCCAAGATGGCTCTCATACTTGCATCGATACAAGGACTTAAAAAG GTAGACACTTATGATGGGTATCATGAAAGAGGGAAG ATTGCTGCAAGTCCGCTAAGCTACGGCTTCTACCATTCCTACCCTCCTTTTGATCATCATTACGATAAAAGAAGCCGTGACGAACACACGCCATCAACAGCATATCTTGAGTCAcaatttgtaaagaaaaaacTCAATCAAGCTGATGATACAGCTGATTTAACAATACCAGAATcagataaaacatttacaaatattggGAAAGAAATGACAAAAAATGAAGCAATTATTAAAGAAGATTTAAGACAGTATCCAATTTACACAGGGCTCACGTCACCCGATAAATTAACTTCTATAGATTCACAACCAACATTAGTTGATCTTACAACTAGACCGGGAGAAGTTCAAGTGGACTACTCGTTAGATTTGCCCTTCAATGGATTTCGTTTTCAAAGTCCCACTCCTGTCGTTTCAGCTTGA